In Silene latifolia isolate original U9 population chromosome X, ASM4854445v1, whole genome shotgun sequence, the following proteins share a genomic window:
- the LOC141622792 gene encoding vacuolar protein sorting-associated protein 24 homolog 1-like — MDKVKSLLGQKPNPQQLLRDWQRKLRQECRNIERQVRDIEREEKGVQKAIREAAKRNDMGSAKSLAREIVRSRKTVNRLYENKAQLNSISMHLGESVAIARTVGHLQKSAEVMKIVNNLMKAPQVAVTMQEFSKEMVKAGVIEEFVNEALDDALDSEDIEEETEEEVEKVLTELATETTAQLPVAARRVKNKAPAQSTSVKDEEPIAEGVDDEEELEAIRARLAKVRS, encoded by the exons ATGGATAAAGTGAAGAGCTTGTTGGGTCAAAAACCAAATCCTCAGCAGTTGTTAAGAGATTGGCAAAGGAAGCTTCGTCAAGAGTGTCGAAATATTGAACGTCAAGTACGAG ATATCGAGAGGGAAGAAAAGGGTGTACAGAAGGCGATCAGAGAAGCTGCAAAGAGAAATGACATGGGTTCTGCTAAG TCGCTTGCCAGAGAAATTGTCAGATCAAGGAAAACTGTCAATCGCCTGTATGAGAATAAAGCTCAACTGAACTCGATATCGATGCACCTTGGAGAAAGTGTTG CAATTGCTCGTACAGTGGGTCATTTACAAAAGAGTGCAGAGGTGATGAAAATTGTTAATAATCTCATGAAGGCTCCACAAGTAGCTGTCACTATGCAAGAGTTCAGCAAAGAGATGGTcaag GCTGGAGTTATTGAAGAATTTGTTAATGAGGCTCTTGACGATGCATTGGACTCCGAAGACATAGAAGAGGAGACAGAGGAAGAGGTTGAGAAGGTCTTGACGGAACTGGCAACAGAGACTACTGCACAACTTCCGGTTGCTGCAAGAAGAGTGAAGAACAAGGCGCCTGCACAGAGCACTAGTGTAAAG GATGAAGAACCAATTGCCGAGGGTGTAGATGATGAGGAAGAACTGGAAGCAATAAGAGCACGACTTGCTAAAGTGAGATCATAA
- the LOC141621201 gene encoding splicing factor 3B subunit 6-like protein — MSISLRKANTRLPPEVNRVLYVRNLPFNITSEEMYDIFGKYGAIRQIRVGSNKDSRGTAFVVYEDIYDAKTAVDHLSGFNVANRYLIVLYYQPTKMNKKFDHKKKEEEITKLQEKYGVSTKDDDN, encoded by the coding sequence ATGTCGATCAGTCTTCGCAAGGCAAACACGCGACTACCACCAGAAGTAAACCGCGTACTCTACGTGCGAAATCTTCCATTCAACATAACAAGCGAAGAAATGTACGATATTTTCGGAAAATACGGAGCAATTCGCcaaattcgggtcgggtcaaataAGGATTCTCGGGGTACTGCGTTTGTTGTGTACGAGGATATCTACGATGCGAAAACCGCTGTTGATCATTTGTCGGGTTTTAATGTCGCAAATCGGTATCTAATTGTGTTGTATTATCAGCCTACTAAGATGAATAAGAAGTTTGATCATAAAAAGAAGGAAGAGGAGATTACTAAATTGCAGGAGAAATACGGTGTTTCGACGAAAGATGATGATAATTGA
- the LOC141621199 gene encoding uncharacterized protein LOC141621199, giving the protein MNNIIVANAINNTNTKPINNNNNNNNNHHRISNGTQACAACKYQRRKCAPDCVLAPYFPHDRQVQFLNAHKLFGVSNITKIIRNLKVPDKDIAMHTIMFQSDARAKDPVGGCYRIIRDLHYQIEFCKAELDLVFQQLAICKAQAYQQQQQQQQSQMLHINPQVLVPPLSHPILQGVVEEEGNNNNNNNNNCDNNNNNDDNDNNNNEYYRHYHETLMRCYYEGYGQGGVQYVEENNENDQFSWAPHDDNNSNSHGECFIVKQDFASECDGLPMKLMRLDSGDTSPYDISDHVDVTCGSIHSEELKFGSEPEPATQLREEIVLKENNIIIGN; this is encoded by the exons ATGAACAATATTATTGTCGCTAACGCAATCAATAATACCAACACCAAAccgataaataataataataataataataacaatcatCATAGAATAAGCAACGGTACGCAAGCGTGCGCTGCGTGCAAATATCAACGTCGAAAATGCGCCCCGGATTGCGTGTTAGCGCCTTATTTCCCTCATGATCGCCAAGTACAATTCCTAAATGCTCATAAATTATTCGGCGTTAGTAACATTACTAAAATCATTCGCAACCTTAAGGTGCCCGATAAAGACATAGCCATGCATACTATAATGTTTCAATCAGATGCACGGGCTAAGGATCCCGTAGGAGGGTGTTATAGGATCATTCGAGATTTACATTACCAAATCGAGTTTTGTAAAGCCGAATTAGATCTTGTATTCCAACAATTAGCTATTTGCAAAGCGCAAGcgtatcaacaacaacaacaacaacaacaaagtcaAATGTTGCATATTAACCCTCAAGTCCTTGTTCCTCCTCTATCACACCCCATATTACAGGGTGTAGTCGAGGAAGAaggtaacaacaacaacaacaataacaataattgcgacaataataataataatgatgataatgataacaaCAACAACGAGTATTACCGTCATTATCATGAGACGCTAATGCGATGCTATTATGAGGGTTACGGACAAGGAGGAGTTCAATATGTGGAAGAGAACAATGAAAACGATCAATTCTCATGGGCCCCACACGATGATAATAATAGCAACAGCCATGGTGAATGTTTCATTGTTAAGCAAGATTTTGCAAGTGAGTGTGATGGTTTACCGATGAAACTCATGAGGCTTGACTCGGGTGACACGTCTCCATATGACATTTCCGATCATGTTGATGTTACTTGTGGTTCAATTCATAGCGAAGAGCTCAAGTTCGGATCTGAACCAGAACCAGCAACACAACTCAG ggAAGAGATCGTGCTAAAGGAGAACAATATCATAATAGGAAATTAG
- the LOC141621200 gene encoding NDR1/HIN1-like protein 13 — translation MNTSEKVHPTTKKPPTIPTTKPATAATTKTTTTIATATPPLKPPPYKNQQFAPVPRYRPRPLPTHRDDLDRHPRRRRRQCCTCKCFFLTILWVILITIAFLLLAAVTAAVFYFVYNPKPPSFTLSSFKIAQFNLTSPTQFNANTKFNLSLTTTNPNGKIKFYYSPIKLTLITHQNIVIGQGKFPSFIHDVKNNTMLFTTITNNVTIDDALFGKLQNDMKKKNGRVMNLLVKIDAKLAVKIGDKVNVKNVGLKVNCGVIKIHGSKNNGKFSVEIVNENCNVHFFIILNDWEIPI, via the coding sequence ATGAACACTAGTGAGAAAGTTCATCCTACCACTAAAAAACCACCCACCATCCCCACCACAAAACCCGCCACGGCCGCCACCACGAAAACCACCACGACAATCGCCACCGCCACCCCACCACTTAAACCTCCACCTTACAAAAACCAACAATTCGCTCCCGTCCCACGCTACCGCCCTCGACCACTACCGACCCACCgcgacgacctcgaccgccaCCCTCGTCGCCGCCGCCGCCAATGTTGCACATGCAAATGTTTTTTCTTAACCATTTTATGGGTCATTCTCATTACCATTGCCTTCCTACTCCTCGCCGCCGTCACCGCCGCCGTGTTTTACTTCGTCTACAACCCAAAACCACCGTCATTCACCCTCTCATCATTTAAAATTGCACAATTCAACCTTACTTCACCTACCCAATTCAATGCAAACACCAAATTCAACCTTTCCTTAACCACAACAAACCCAAATGGTAAAATTAAATTTTACTATAGCCCCATCAAATTAACCTTAATTACTCATCAAAATATTGTAATTGGTCAAGGTaaatttccttcatttatccacGATGTTAAGAACAATACCATGTTATTTACCACAATTACCAACAATGTTACTATTGATGATGCATTATTTGGGAAATTACAAAATGATATGAAGAAAAAGAATGGTAGAGTTATGAATTTGTTGGTGAAAATTGATGCAAAGTTGGCAGTAAAAATTGGTGACAAGGTTAATGTTAAGAATGTTGGATTAAAAGTTAATTGTGGTGTTATTAAGATTCATGGTAGTAAAAATAATGGGAAGTTTAGTGTTGAAATTGTTAATGAAAATTGTAATGTTCATTTCTTTATTATTTTGAATGATTGGGAAATTCCAATTTAG
- the LOC141622794 gene encoding photosystem I reaction center subunit psaK, chloroplastic-like produces the protein MASVVMTSLPQFNGLKPQFAPLPSKSLVASLPVKGKGKGGLGARCDFIGSPTNLIMVTSTSLMLFAGRFGLAPSANRKATAGLRLEARDSGLQTGDPAGFTLADTLACGVVGHIIGVGVVLGLKNIGSI, from the exons ATGGCATCAGTTGTGATGACTTCACTCCCACAATTCAATGGCCTTAAACCTCAATTTGCTCCTTTGCCTTCCAAATCCTTG GTGGCAAGTTTGCCAGTAAAAGGAAAAGGAAAGGGAGGTTTGGGAGCACGATGTGATTTCATTGGTTCACCTACAAACTTG ATAATGGTGACTTCAACAAGCTTGATGCTATTCGCTGGACGATTCGGGTTAGCTCCATCAGCAAACAGGAAAGCAACAGCAGGGCTTAGATTGGAAGCAAGGGACTCGGGTCTACAAACGGGTGACCCGGCTGGGTTCACTCTTGCTGACACCCTTGCTTGTGGTGTTGTTGGCCATAttattggtgttggtgttgtaCTTGGCCTTAAAAACATTGGCTCTATCTAA